A window of Kribbella voronezhensis genomic DNA:
GTTCTGCGTCGATTGGAGCGAACAGCGACACCACCTGGCCGGCCGCCTCGGCGCAGCGCTCGCGACCGCACTCTTCGACCGCGCCTGGATCGCCCGCCGCCCCCACCACCGCGCGATCGACCTCACCTCCGCCGGCCGGGCCGGCCTGACCGAACTCAAGTTATTGGCCTAAGGCAACTAAAGCGGCGAGTCCTTCCGGGTGACGCTGTCGGTCGCATGATCGAGCACGTCGAGCAGAGCATCCGCGTCCTGCGGCAGCCCGGTCGAGCTCATCTCCACGGCGACTTTGCCACTCGCGTCCAGGGCGGCCCATCGCACGAAGACGTACCGAAGCGTTGTCGCTCCAGCGGGCAGGTAGCTGTACGACAGCGTGGCGGTCCGGCCCGACGGGTCAACCTTCTGGCTGATGATCGTGAGTATCTGGTCAGCCGGGACCTGGGTTTTGAGCACCCCGATCCGTATCTCCATCGAGGCGGCCGGTGGCCGGGTCAGGCTGAAGCCGGACTCGATGCGGACCCAGCGCTTGGCGGTCGGATCGGTGAACCGGGCCTCACGTTTGGGGTCGGGCTGGGTCATCCACCAGTTCCGCGGCACCTTCACCGTGACCCTGGAACGCACCACGCCTTCGGTGTCGAACTCACGGGTCTGGTAGCTCAGGTCGTCGGCTCGCAGCGGCGCGGAGTTGTCCGGTGTCGGGGTCTTCCGTGGCTTCACCGGAACCGTCGGTGTGGTCGTCGGTGCGGGTGTCGGCGTCGAGTCCGTCGGGGTCACAGCGCCCAGCGGTACGGCGCGGCCGCTGGGCTCCGAGGCCGCACTCGTCAGCAGCCCGAGGCCGTAACCGCCTGCTCCCCCGAGCACGGTCGCCGCGAGCAGGCCAGAACCGAGCAGAGCGCGCCCGATCCCACGTCCGGCCACGATCACCCCTCCTCCCGGTCCACCCAACTACGCTCCTTTGACACGCTAGCCCGCCCGCGAGTTCGCTCCGCTCGCCGACCTGTCACCCAACCGTGATCCTCAGCCGGTCTGGTGGACCGAGCGGGAGGTTTCGAGGAGCAGGGCGCGGAGGGCGGCCGCGTCCTGTGGCAGGCCGGTGATGCTCATCTCCACCGTCGCGTTGTCGTCGCCATCGGTTGCGATCCAGCGGACGATCACGTAGCGGAGGGTTTTCTTCGGGATGTAGGTGTAGGTCAGGGTGGAGACCGTCCGCGTCTCTCCGTTCGCCTCGAGCTGCTCGTCGGTCTGCGAGAGGATCCGAAGATCGTTCTCGTAGGGCTGACTCGATTTCAGGTTGGCCACGAGTTGGGCCATCGAATCAGTGGTGGACGTCGCCGGTGGTGGAAGTGCCGACTCGACCCGTACCGCACGCTCTTTGAGCGGATCGAGGAACTTCACCTCGCGGGGCATTTTCGGATCCCGGGTCAGCTGCCACCCGCGCGGGATCCTGATCGCCAGGCCCAACGGTGAGCCGGCGTCGTCGTGGATCGTGAAGTTCTGGGTGTGGAAGTTCAGCTCATCGGTGGTCAGCGGCGGCACCGCGGACGGCTCGGGTGTCTTCCTGGGGAGTGGGGGATCGGTGGCACGGGCGCTCAGGGGTGCGGGTGGCGCGACTTCGTGGACGGTGGCCGGTGCGGTGAATTCGCCGCCGTAGTAGCCCGCGGCGGCGCCGGCGACGGCGAGCAGGACGATGCCGCTCGCCAGGACCGATGTCCTCACCCGGCCACCAGGTCCCAGAAGGCCAGCTCGAAGCGGACCACCCGGTCGAAGGCGGCGGTGAGGTCCGCGGTCAGTTCCTCGCGATCCACCAGTACGCCGAGCTGTTCGACGTACGCCGCGAACTCCGGCGACGACCAGTTCGCGATGAATCCGGCGTACTGCGTGTCCGGGCCGGTCGTGTCGCGGACGGATGCCCAGGCGTCGTAGTACGCCTTCTCGACGGCCCAGAGGACGGTGATGCCGAGCGGCCAGCCGGCGCGGGCCGATGCGGCCAGATAGGAGGTGTAGCCGAGGTTGAGCAGGGAGGGTTCGACGTCGAGGTCCAGGCCACGGTCGGCCGCGGCCGCTTCGAACAGTTCCAGCTCGGGGACGAGTGCGGCCAATCCGCCGGCCAGCACTTCCCGGGCCTGGTCGTCCGGCGCGATGGCGGTCAGTTCGGCGAGGAACGCACGGAACGACCGGACGAAGTAGTAGTCCTCGGCCAGCCAGCGATCGAAGGCGGCGCGGGGCAGCGTGCCCGCCGAGGTCTGCGCCACGAACGGGTGGTCCAGGATGAGTTTCCAGGCTGTCTCCTGGCCACTCAACAGGGCACGGGTCGTCTCAGGCACAGCGCCCATTCTGACATCCGCGCCAGTCAGGCCGCCCTGCGCTGGGGCACGCTGGGGCTGAATCCTTTCAATTGATCGCGCCGGACCTCTTGACACCTCCTCCAAGGCGTCCGTAGCGTGCCCGGCGTGAGGAAATTAACACCTCATTTCGAGTAGTTCACGCCAATCAGCGATATTTTCTGGAGCGTTTCACGCTCCGAGCTCAGGAGGAACCGTGGCATCCGTAATCGAGCGTCCCGTCAGCCGCCGGCGTCTCCTGCAGCTGATGGGAGGGGCAGCGGCGGTCGGCACCCTGGCGGCCTGCGGCGGCAAGTCGTCCGGCGGCGGTGGCGGCCAGCTGAAGATCATCGGTGCGGGCAGCCAGGAGGCCGGGCTCCGCAAGGCGCTGGAGGAGTACAAGGCGAAGAACGCCGACTTCGACTTCAACCTGTCCTTCTCGCCGGCCGACCAGTTGCAGACCGCGCTGCGGGCGCAGTTGGCCGCCGGTAACGCGCCGGACCTGCACGCGGTCTACCCGGGCAACGGCAGCGCGATGTCGATGGTCCAGCTGAGCAAGGCGAACCTGCTGGCGGATCTGAGCGACCAGGCCTGGACCCAGAAGATCCCGTCCGGGTTCAAGGGTGCCTTCCAGCAGGACGGCAAGACCCGGATCTTCTCGCCCGGCACCAGCGTGCTCGGGGTCATCTACAACAAGAAGGCCTTCGCCACCGCCGGCGTCCAACCGCCGACGACCTGGAGCGAACTGCTGACCGTGTGCGAAACCCTGAAGAAGAAGGGCATCGTGCCGCTGGCCCTCGGCGCCCAGACGCCGTGGGTGACGCAGTTGATCAACTATGCCCTCGTGCCGGGCACGGTGTACGCCAAGCAGCCCGACTTCGACGACAAGATGGCCGCGGGCTCCGCGACGTTCGCCGGTTCCGGTTGGGCCGATGCGATGAACAAGTACCTCGAACTGCAGAAGCGCGGGTTCTTCAACCCCAACCCGAACGGTACGACGTACGAGCAGGCCACCTCGATGGTCGGCACCGGCAAGGCGGCGATGGCGGTCCAGGTCTCGGCCGTCCTGCAGGCCTATCGCGAAGCCGCGCCGTCGCCGGACGACCTCGGCATGTTCCCGCTCCCGGCCACCGACAACGCCGCGGACAACTGGATCCCGGGCGGCATCGTGGTCGGTATCGCGGTCAGCGCCAAGAGCAAGAAGGCCGACCAGGCCCGCAAGTTCGTCGAGTTCTGCGGTCAGCCCGAGGTCGTCAGCGCCTGGGCCGAGGCGATCGCCTGCGTCCCGCTGTACTCCGAGGGCGAGGCGAAGGTGGACCCGGTACTGAAGCCGTTCCTGCCCTTCCTCGCGAACAACAAGGCGGTCCCGTTCATGGACCAGCGCTGGCCGAACGCCGAGGTCCAGCCCACCCACTTCGCCGTCGTCCAGGAACTGCTCGGCGGGAAGACCACGGTCGACGGAGCCCTGAAGAAGATGGACGAGGCCTACCGGAAGAGCGCATGACGGCGGTCATGTCGCCGCCCGTCACGCCGGTCCCCCCGCCGGTACGACGGGTAGGCCGGCGTGGTGGGATCGCGCCGCCCTGGTTGTTTGCTGCTCCGGCGCTGCTGGTCTACGCGCTGGTGATGTTGTACCCGAGCATCGTCGGGGCCGGATCGGCCTTCACCGATTGGTCCGGGGTGGGGGAGCAGCGATCGTTCGTCGGGCTGGCGAACTTCAAGCAGTTGCTGCACGACGACCAGGCGCTCGGAGCGCTGCGGAACACCCTGTTCCTGACGGTCGCGATCGTCGTGGTGCAGAACGGGCTCGGGTTGCTGCTCGCGCTCGGCGTCCACACCACCATCAAGAGCCGGATGGTGCTGCGGGTGATCTTCTTCGCGCCGGTCGTGGTGAGTCCGGTGATGGTGTCGTTCCTCTGGAAGTACGTCTACAACCCGGCGCCGGACGCAGGCCTGAACGCCGCGCTGAACGCGGTCGGCCTCGGCTCGCTACGACAGGACTGGCTGGGTAATCCGTCGCTGGCGATCTGGTCGGTCGCCTTCACCGTGATCTGGCAATGTGCGGGCTACTCGATGGTGATCTTCCTGGCCGGCCTCGAAGGCGTGCCGCAGGAACTGCACGAGTCGGCGATGGTGGACGGGGCCGGCACGGTCGCGCGGTTCCGGCACATCACCTGGCCGCTGCTGGCACCGGCCGTGACGATCAACGTGATGCTGTCCACCGTCGGCGGGCTGACGCTGTTCACCCAGATCATCGCGATGACGAACGGTGGACCGGGCTACGCCACCGACACCTTGTCGACGGTGCTCTACAAGCAGGCGTTCGTGTTCGGCAAGTTCGGCTACAGCACCGCGGTCGCGCTGGTGCTGGCGATCTTCGTCGCGGCCGTGTCGTTCATCCAGATCGGCTACCTGCGGTCCAGAGAGACGGCCGCATGAGAACCGGATACCGCCCGCGCACCTTCGTACTGGAACTCGTCATGGTGGCCGCCGCCGTCGCCTTCCTGTTCCCCGTCTACGCGCTCGTCACGCTGGCGTTCAAGGATCCCGGCCAGATCGCGAACGCTCCGCTGTCGCCACCGAACCCGCCGTCGGTGAAAAGCTTCGGTACGGCGTGGCAGTCGGCCTCGCTCGGCTCGGCGCTGCTCAACAGCACGCTGATCACCGTGTCCAGCGTGATCGCGCTGATCGTGCTCGGCTCCCTGGCGGCGTACTTCCTGGCGCGCCGGGCGTCGCGGCTGAGCTACAGCCTCTACATCCTGTTCCTGGTCGGGATCATCCTGCCTTTCCAGCTCGGCATGATCCCGCTCTACCAACTCGTCAACGATCTCGGGCTGCTCGGGACCTATCAGGGCATGATCCTCTTCTACACCGGGATCCAGTTGCCGTTCACCGTCTTCCTCTACACCGGATTCATCCGGTCCCTGCCGGCCGACTACACCAACGCGGCCCTGATCGACGGGGCCTCGCACCTGCAGGCGTTCGGGTACGTGATCTTCCCGCTGTTGCGGCCGATCACCGGCACCGTGCTGATCCTCAACGCGGTCCACATCTGGAACGACTTCTTCACCCCCTTGCTGTACCTCGGCGGTTCCGGCCGGGAGACCGTGCCGGTCCGGGTCTTTGCCTTCGTCAACGAATACACCTCGGACTACGGATTGGTCGCGGCCGGCCTGGTGCTCGCCGCGCTGCCGATCCTGGTGGTCTTCCTGATCCTGCAGCGCTACGTCATCCGCGGCTTCTCCAGCGGCCTGAAGGGATAACCAGTGCCACTCCCCGACCGCCTGGCAGCGGCTCTGACCGATCCGCCCAGGTCCTTTTCACCCGTACCCATCTGGTGGTGGAGTGGCGAGCCGCTGGACCCGGCCAGGTTGCGCTGGCAACTCGAGCGCTTCGTCGAGGGGGGTGTCTATCAACTGGTCGTGCTCAACCTGGCACCGGCCGGCTCCGACCACGGCTGCGATGCCGACGATCCACCGTTCTTGTCCGAAGCCTGGTGGGACATCTTCCTCGGCGTCTGCTCCGATGCGGAGGAACTCGGCGTCTCGCTGTGGTTCTACGACCAACTCGGCTTCTCGGGCGCGGACCTGCAGGCGAAGCTGGTGGCCGGCCGTCCGGCGTACGCCGGTCGTCGGTTGCAGCGGGCAACAATCGAGGGGACCGGGCGACTGGTTCTCCACTGCCCGGCGGGAGGGCGGCCGATCGCGGCGGTGCTCGAACCGCTGGATGGGGGCTCAGGGCAACCGGTGACGACGACGGGTGACCGCGCCGAGTGCGAGGCGCCGACGGAGTCGCGGCTCTCCTTGT
This region includes:
- a CDS encoding transcriptional regulator; its protein translation is MPETTRALLSGQETAWKLILDHPFVAQTSAGTLPRAAFDRWLAEDYYFVRSFRAFLAELTAIAPDDQAREVLAGGLAALVPELELFEAAAADRGLDLDVEPSLLNLGYTSYLAASARAGWPLGITVLWAVEKAYYDAWASVRDTTGPDTQYAGFIANWSSPEFAAYVEQLGVLVDREELTADLTAAFDRVVRFELAFWDLVAG
- a CDS encoding ABC transporter substrate-binding protein gives rise to the protein MGGAAAVGTLAACGGKSSGGGGGQLKIIGAGSQEAGLRKALEEYKAKNADFDFNLSFSPADQLQTALRAQLAAGNAPDLHAVYPGNGSAMSMVQLSKANLLADLSDQAWTQKIPSGFKGAFQQDGKTRIFSPGTSVLGVIYNKKAFATAGVQPPTTWSELLTVCETLKKKGIVPLALGAQTPWVTQLINYALVPGTVYAKQPDFDDKMAAGSATFAGSGWADAMNKYLELQKRGFFNPNPNGTTYEQATSMVGTGKAAMAVQVSAVLQAYREAAPSPDDLGMFPLPATDNAADNWIPGGIVVGIAVSAKSKKADQARKFVEFCGQPEVVSAWAEAIACVPLYSEGEAKVDPVLKPFLPFLANNKAVPFMDQRWPNAEVQPTHFAVVQELLGGKTTVDGALKKMDEAYRKSA
- a CDS encoding carbohydrate ABC transporter permease, whose product is MRTGYRPRTFVLELVMVAAAVAFLFPVYALVTLAFKDPGQIANAPLSPPNPPSVKSFGTAWQSASLGSALLNSTLITVSSVIALIVLGSLAAYFLARRASRLSYSLYILFLVGIILPFQLGMIPLYQLVNDLGLLGTYQGMILFYTGIQLPFTVFLYTGFIRSLPADYTNAALIDGASHLQAFGYVIFPLLRPITGTVLILNAVHIWNDFFTPLLYLGGSGRETVPVRVFAFVNEYTSDYGLVAAGLVLAALPILVVFLILQRYVIRGFSSGLKG
- a CDS encoding carbohydrate ABC transporter permease, coding for MTAVMSPPVTPVPPPVRRVGRRGGIAPPWLFAAPALLVYALVMLYPSIVGAGSAFTDWSGVGEQRSFVGLANFKQLLHDDQALGALRNTLFLTVAIVVVQNGLGLLLALGVHTTIKSRMVLRVIFFAPVVVSPVMVSFLWKYVYNPAPDAGLNAALNAVGLGSLRQDWLGNPSLAIWSVAFTVIWQCAGYSMVIFLAGLEGVPQELHESAMVDGAGTVARFRHITWPLLAPAVTINVMLSTVGGLTLFTQIIAMTNGGPGYATDTLSTVLYKQAFVFGKFGYSTAVALVLAIFVAAVSFIQIGYLRSRETAA